In Nicotiana tabacum cultivar K326 chromosome 2, ASM71507v2, whole genome shotgun sequence, the following proteins share a genomic window:
- the LOC107773184 gene encoding uncharacterized protein LOC107773184 — translation MDLEAAGKRSFLQLNELDEFRLHAYENSKLYKEKIKRWYDKRIQSRHFEPGQKVLLFNFKIKWFSEKLKSRWPGLFKVVKVTPYSAIELRTLNGERTFMVNGQRVKYYWGDVIHHQSKVLLSDDQARPCIVLRR, via the coding sequence ATGGATTTGGAAGCTGCAGGCAAGAGGAGCTTCTTGCAGTTGAATGAGTTAGATGAGTTCAGGCTGCACGCTTATGAAAATTCCAAGCTTTACAAGGAGAAAATAAAGAGATGGTATGACAAGCGTATCCAATCCCGTCACTTCGAACCAGGACAAAAAGTATTATTATTCAATTTCAAGATCAAGTGGTTTTCTGAGAAGTTAAAATCAAGGTGGCCAGGTCTATTTAAGGTGGTGAAGGTCACCCCATATAGTGCAATCGAGTTGCGCACTTTAAATGGAGAAAGAACCTTTATGGTGAATGGGCAAAGAGTCAAGTATTATTGGGGAGATGTTATTCATCATCAATCTAAAGTGCTACTCTCCGATGATCAGGCGAGGCCCTGCATAGTGCTACGACGTTAA